In the genome of Lathyrus oleraceus cultivar Zhongwan6 chromosome 4, CAAS_Psat_ZW6_1.0, whole genome shotgun sequence, the window AAATTGAAAATGTTTGTGCCGATATCAGTAGTAGTACCTCCGGCGGGTCTGAGAATTGGGTATTGTTGTCGATTTCGGGGGATAAGCCCATTCCTAGATTCAATGTATAtatttctctcttttttttctcttGTCATTTTCTTTAATTGTTGAACTGTAATGATAGTTAGATAGTTAGTTATGGATGAATCAATTCTCAACTGTATTAATGTTAATGTTTGTATCGTTGTTTGTTCGTTGTGATTTGTGAAAAGCATGCTGCTGCTGTCATTGGGAATAAGATCATAGTGGTTGGCGGCGAGTCTGCTACCGGATTGTTAGATGATGTGCAGGTTTGTTATGAGTCAATTGCTGCTAACAACATCGTTGTGTGACTgttctatcatcatcatcatcatcatcgaCATTGACATTAGATATTTTGTTCCTTCCTATAACTGTCATTTGATGTGAATGTGGTTTTGGTGCTTTTCCTTTTCATTCTCAGGTGCTGAATTTTGACACATTTTCGTGGACCACGGCATCATCCAAGCTTTACTTGTCTCCGAGCAGTCTGCCCCTAAAGATTCCCGCATGCAGGGGTCATAGTTTGGTAAGCATGTCCATTTTGTGACATTTGCACAGCACTAGCATTTTAGTTGGCTTCTATTGTGTAGTGTTGTTTCTGAAAATGCTCTCATCTTCTTGTTTCGTTCTCCCTTTTGCCATTGTTGCGTTGTCTAAAACACATAATAACATGCATGAAGATGCAAAGTTCTGCcaattaatttttttaatataattcAAAAAAGTTGCCTTATTTGAATTAAGCAAGATATTCATCTTCGAATTCTAGCTGCCACCAATGTTCTGCTTATTGATATGCACGATCTAGAAACTATGGAGCCTGAAACAAGTTAAAATCGCAAGAACACCAAGTTATCgaagagaaaagaaaaagaaaacaacTGAGATTTTTCTTTTGTACAAAGATTAATGAAAGTTAACCACGAGTCTGGTACAAAGTTACAAATATGAACTTGACAATGAAGAAAAAGATTAGTATTGAGAGCATTTCTATATATTTTTATACTTCATCTTCTTGTTTTAGATTTAGAGATGATATTTATGTGTCTGGTCTCGAGTCAAATCTCTTACGTCTGATGATATTCAACCAGGTATCATATGGGAAAAAGGCACTTCTCATCGGAGGGAAAACGGATCCCGGAAGTGACAGAATCTCAGGTTCAATTCGTGTTCTTCTCATGTAGTAATATATTTCAAGTTGTGAACTTGTTCTGATTATCGTTTTGGTGTTTGTGTAGTATGGGCATTTGATATAGAAAGTGAGTGCTGGTCCCTCATGGAAGCAAAGGGAGACATACCGGTAGGATATTTTACTTGTAGCTTTGGTACTTTTCAGTGGTAGAAAATATAAATTGTTCCTGGGCATCGTTGTGTTGTCTCTATTGATATGAACAAAGAACCAACACTAGGAAGTGTAATATTGTATTTGGAATATAAGAtgataattatttatttaaagttCATAGTTTTACAGTTCAGTTCTGACTAGTTAAGTTACTGGGAAGTCAAGATCATAAACAATTTCTAAAAAACATTAAAATATATAATAGTCCATTATGAAAACTAATACATATAGCTAGGCACTATTTACCGTGGAGTTTGTTCTTGGTAGGTTGCTCGCAATGGTCACAGTGTCGTTAGGGCAAGCTCTTATTTGATATTGTTTGGGGGGGAAGATGCAAAAAGGAGGAAACTGAATGATCTACATATGTTTGATCTCAAGTCGTTGACATGGCTCCCACTTCACTACACGTAAGTGATTTGAATCAGAAAAAAACTTTGAAAAGAAAAAGGTTGGATTTAGATGCGATTATATGCTCATAAAGTGATTTGAATCAGAAAAAAAACTTTGAAAAGAAAAGGTTGGACCTAGATGTGGTTAATCTTCTCATGGTCATCGCCTTTTGCAAACATTACATTGCTTTTGATACTATATTGATTGCAGGGGAACAGCACCTTCTCCAAGACTGAACCATGTAGCCGCTCTTTATGATGATAAAGTTCTTTATATATTTGGAGGATCATCAAAATCCAAGACCTTGAATGATTTATTTTCACTTGACTTTGAAACGGTGAGTGGTGTAGGTCGCTAGTATGTTTATAATAATATGAAACCTTTTGATTTCTCCAAGATGCTTATTTGTTTAAATACACTTGTTTACTATATTTATTTGATAAAAATATATGTTTCTTCAGATGGCATGGTCAAGAGTAAAAGTTAAAGGTTTCCATCCATCACCTAGAACTGGCTGTTGTGGCATCTTATGTGGCACTAAATGGTATATTACAGGGGGTGGAAGCAAGAAAAAGCGTATGTTTTGTAATGTAATGTAATGCATTTGTTAATAATTTTAAACCTACTTGTTTTTTTTGTAGTAATGTGAACTTCTGTTATTTTGCTTCATTTTCTGGGAAATAATTTATTTATAAGCCTAAACTaccttattattattattacgGTTGCCTTTTGTTTCAAGTATTTGAATTCATGGCACAAAATGATCTAGCTGAAACTTTGTTGAGAAGTAAATATTATTGAAGTAGATTTATTTTAGTGTTGTTGCTGTTTATAAATTGCGCTGTGGACTGTGCATCTTTACTATATTCCCACCTTAATTTTGCAGGACATGGAGAGACTCTGATTTTTGATATTGTAAAAAATGAATGGTCTGTGACAATTACTTCACCTCCATCTTCTATCACTACCAACAAGGTGTGCCTATCATTCCTCTCATGCCATGCCACCTACTCGCCTCATTTAGTGCTGTCTTTGTTTTTACCTGAGTTATTGAATAAATAGATATAGATTTGTGATTAATAATAATTAGTAGACAACTCTTTCTCATTGAAAAATGGTGCTTTGGCCTTCAAATATAATAACTTGATCTGTATATTATTGTTTCTAGATGCATGTCATGAACATGCTTTGTTTATGATTTTAAAATGATTATGAAATCTGTTTAAATTCCAGGGTTTCAGTTTGGTACTTGTGCAATACAAGGAAAAGGACTATCTCGTTGCATTTGGGGGATCCAAAAAAGAGCCGTCAAATCAGGTTTGACAAAGAGCATAGAGTTAATGTTCTAGTTCATTCTTATGGAGGTTGAGCTTTTGCTTATTTTCCTATCAGGTGGAAGTGTTGGAATTGGATAAGAATGAATCAGCACTTAGAAGACGTTCAACTCCAAGTAAAGGTCCTGCGTCTATACTGCTTGAAAAACATTCATCTTCCACTAGATTGGCTTCTCAACTTAATCATTGTTCCCAACGTTTAGTTGACTCTGTAGCTAGACAAAATCTAGCTTCTGCAGTTGAACACGGTTCTGGAAGGAAATCTCTTTCCGATTCTGCTGATCCAAATTTCCACTCAACCAATGTCTCCCTTCGTAAGCAATTTGATCGCGACGAAGAATACAACGCAGATGTCAAAATGGACAGGAACTCAGATGGAAGTTTTATACCTCAGGTAAAAtacatttttttaaaactaaTGTTAGCCGTGTGTTCTAATCTAGGAACATTTGTTGGACTTCTCGAATCATTTGCATTTGCTTGCCATGTGTTTCTAAAACATGATGTCACACCTTAGGCACTTGTGTTTCCAAAACAAGATGTCACACCTTAGGCACTTGCTACACTGTAAATGTTTAGATTTGAGGATCATATATCGTAATGTTCTGCTTAACATGTGATACATTTCAGGCGGCAGATCACAGAACAAATGAAAATGACCGTGGTAAACTGATGAACATTAGTGGAGCCAAGATTAATGTTGAAGGACAGGTGTTGTTGTCCGGGAATTCAAATCAACAAAACCAAGTATTTGAAAATGATGCGGTAGAAAGTGATAGTGTGTCTTTTCCTGAGAATGATAAATCAGGGTCACTGTCTTCTACAAATATATATCAATATTATGAAAGTAAAGTAGCGGCCCTAATAAGAAAGAACGGAATGCTGGAGGGTCAACTGGCAGCTTCTCTGACAAGCAGAGAAGTTGCAGAGAAAAGCTTAGCATCTGTTCTTAAAAGCAGACAGGAAATGGAGAAAAAATTGGCCGATACACTGAAGGAGACTGAAGTACTAAGAGAGAAGCTAGCGAGTCTAGAATTGGCCCAAGAAGAGGCCAACAACTTGTCAAACATTGTCCACTCTGACAATGTTCGTCTCGAACATGACGTGGCCTTCCTCAAGGCTGTTTTAGATGACACGCAGAAGGTACATGACACATCATTTAATTGAGCTCGAAGCACCCCGATACTTATATGTATGGTTATTATTGGCTGATGAAAATTTGTTGTAGGAGTTGCATTCAACACGAGGAGTTATTGCAGGAGAAAGAAATAGGGCATTCCAACTACAGGTACTGATTGTGTTGTTGCTACAATGTTTTGAGCAAACTTCCTTAGACTTATTGAACATGTTGTCACAATCCCTTTGTTTGCTCTACAGTACGAAGTTTTTCATCTCAAACAGAGATTGCAATCGATGGAAAATCGGACATCTACTACACCCAGGAAACCATTTCACGTGCAGTGAAGATGATAGTTGAAGCAGCTCACACTACTTGGGTCCTAGTTTTTATGCCATTTTGTCATATCAAGAAGCATATGATTGTGTATAATCTAAGCTTACATTAGAAGGAAATGATTGTGTATATTGTGCTAGTCCTCTTAGTTCTATGTATCCTATTTAGGATAACCACTGATAAGTAATAACATTGAAAAGCAAAAGATAAGTAAATATATAAAACTTATCTCATACAATGTTGTCTATTAAAAGAAAAAGATTTCCTGTTGTAACTGTATCAGGCCGTTATAGATTCCTGATTGTTCGATCAATAAATCGATAACTTAGATTGGTCCTTGTGTACAACCATGTGATACTTTTACACATGTTTTAGTCTATAAATGTAGGTTTAATGCATGTTTTAGTCTTTTAATTTAATTAGTTTAATTGCATTTTTGGTCTCTCTTCTAGTTTTATCGTTTTAAATAATTGGTTCTCCTATTATAAAACATGTGATTTAGGTTCCTTAATTTTGATGGTCTTTAGATTTTTGTGATCTCTTTCACTTTTATAAAGGTGACATTGATCACTgtcataaaaaaatattttttaattagaTGGCAAGGATGATTAGAATAATTATTAATTACTAtgtttttaaataaattaatatttaataagttgaattaatatttttttaaattaattaattaattaaaactttTAAAATTTGATTCTCTGAGCTTAAATCATTCTTTTACAACCAAAGTCCAATATACATATTACGTTTTAACTTGTGTCTAATAATTTTATAAACACTCAAATTATTTCTAACTAAAATAATATGAAATTATATTCTAACCCATTTGTGTTCATCTTATTTTTCTAAGATTCTTGTTCCTCGCTCACAGTGTTCTCCTTCAACTCAATTAGTTGATTTAGCTCTAGATTCTTGCAATTTGAATTCTAGATTTTCTAATTGGCTTTGAACACAAAAAGATTTATCTAGACTTTATCTTTCAAATGTTAGTAATCTATCTCCGATACCTCAATGGTTTTGGGAAAAATTACAAACACTGGTTTTCACGGATATTTCAAACAACAATCTTAAGGAAAAGATTCCTAATTTGGAATTAAAACTTGCCAGCGGTTCTACTATACGTTTgaattcaaatcaacttgaagGTTCCATTCCTCCTTTTTTATTGCAAGCAACAATATTGTGTCTCTCGAATAATAAAATTTCAGGTTTAACTTCCTCTATGCATCAAAAGTAAGCCCAATAATTTGAAAAGTTTAGATTTATCAAACAATCAATCAACTGAAGGGTGAGCTACCTAACTGTTGGCATATTTAAACCTCATTAGTACATGTTAATCTGGCCAATAATGAGTTGTTCGGAAATATTCCCTTTTCAATAGGTTCTCTTGTTAACATGAAAATATTGAATTTAAGAAAAAACAGTTTGAGCGGACATCTTCTTTCTTCCTTGAATAACTTGTTAAACAATTTGGTTTTGTTAGAGCTCGGAGAAAACATGTTTCATGGTCCAATACCTTCACTCATTGGAGATAGTTTACACCATTTAAGATACTTAAGCTTGCACTTTAATAACTTTAGGGAttacagagatgcatcttcgtaaCCAGTCAAAACAGTGCAAATTAAGTTAGTTTTATGGTTACTCAGACGAAATGACGATTTATAAATGTTAAGATCCCTATTATGTGATGAACATTAAATCATACAACCAATATGcaaaaaatgacatatataaatTCAAAGTCAAAATAAGTCATTTTGATATACACAATAAAGTCAGAATATACAATGAAGACGgaataaaaaaaaaacaaccaaacataaattCAAACTACAAATACTATCAACTACCACGTATCCCAGACTAGAGTTCCTTGGGCTCCTCGTCCTTCTCTGCCCCCGTCCTCCGACGTTGTCTCTAATACATCAATGCCTCTCGTGCATCCGTCATAGAGGCATCTGGGACCTCCATCAACTCAAAACCATCAAGAAAGATACCTCTGTCAATACCTGTATGTGCAATCTCCACATTACGATGCCATCTAGGAAACACACCATGAGCATGATCTAACCTAACATGCTCCTCTTCTAGTATCTCCTGATGAGCTTGCCTCGATGAATCTCCTAGAGAAGCATGCACCATGTATGATTGTGACACCCTAAAGAACCACCTGATTTAACCGTCTACATAACTCTAGTTGCTCTCAGCTATGATACTCTGTACCTCATTCGATACTAGGGGACTAAGATAATCATCAAACATGACATCCATATCTCTACGTGTCATAGCAGAAGGAGTAGAGACATCAGGGTGTTTGGGAATAACCTGAGTATAGTCGAACAACCACGTGACGAACTCAGGTAGATGGGGAAATGTCAGACGTGAATCGCAAGCCAACCATCCACAGTATAAGAGTATGTCGTCAAATGGCTGTATCTCACGGTGATCGCCATAGGTGTTAAAGTGCATATCATCTGCTACCAAGCGGTCAAGATACACTCAAAACGACTATGTCACCTGGTTCCCTCTGATCGGGAAAATGCATAAGCATGCGACATATCCTTAGTATAGGTCGGTACACAAGACCAGCCGAAGATGCGTGGTAAGTGCTGGAGGATCCAAATCTAAAAAGTGTTGGAACACACAAATCATTAGTAAGGGCGTTTCAAAAATACAATGAAAATGACACACAAACACTAAAAGATCAATAAATATTACCGTCAAAAGTTTGATGATGTCTGTCACCTGCTTCATCTTCCACCTATAGCCCTATGATAACTTAGAGTACAAGTAGACCAAACAAGCGCCCCCTAGTTGTACTCATGGATCCACTCAAAGTCCTCGAAGTATCGTAGGTAGAGGAGATCCATATAAGCGACACTTTTATCCACAAAAATGGCAGTACCAATTAAACTTAACATGTATGCTCTCATATCATACACTCTATGATGCCCCACCCGATCCTCATCACCTCTAGCATGCTCTGCTCTAACCAGCTCATCTGTATATACCTTTTTTCCAAGAATTCAAACCTAGCATGAGCCCCTCTGATTTTTTCAAACTCCTTTAAGGCAGCATCTGAGTAAACTCCCATATAATCTATCATCAACTCAAGTACCTCATCTTTGCTAATCCTCCGATG includes:
- the LOC127073337 gene encoding acyl-CoA-binding domain-containing protein 6, whose protein sequence is MFGFSRRRTKLGRLKVQLSEGTRSPVHVRHPKRIANSILNGDGGEEDVDAVTGSSGHSHEVDNEIENVCADISSSTSGGSENWVLLSISGDKPIPRFNHAAAVIGNKIIVVGGESATGLLDDVQVLNFDTFSWTTASSKLYLSPSSLPLKIPACRGHSLVSYGKKALLIGGKTDPGSDRISVWAFDIESECWSLMEAKGDIPVARNGHSVVRASSYLILFGGEDAKRRKLNDLHMFDLKSLTWLPLHYTGTAPSPRLNHVAALYDDKVLYIFGGSSKSKTLNDLFSLDFETMAWSRVKVKGFHPSPRTGCCGILCGTKWYITGGGSKKKRHGETLIFDIVKNEWSVTITSPPSSITTNKGFSLVLVQYKEKDYLVAFGGSKKEPSNQVEVLELDKNESALRRRSTPSKGPASILLEKHSSSTRLASQLNHCSQRLVDSVARQNLASAVEHGSGRKSLSDSADPNFHSTNVSLRKQFDRDEEYNADVKMDRNSDGSFIPQAADHRTNENDRGKLMNISGAKINVEGQVLLSGNSNQQNQVFENDAVESDSVSFPENDKSGSLSSTNIYQYYESKVAALIRKNGMLEGQLAASLTSREVAEKSLASVLKSRQEMEKKLADTLKETEVLREKLASLELAQEEANNLSNIVHSDNVRLEHDVAFLKAVLDDTQKELHSTRGVIAGERNRAFQLQYEVFHLKQRLQSMENRTSTTPRKPFHVQ